In [Clostridium] cellulosi, one genomic interval encodes:
- a CDS encoding hypothetical protein (Family membership), whose protein sequence is MRTEQNKRRAGKKKKRRRKPSKFAYFLLLLVVLFVALAVCSAIFLKVETVKITGESPYSADQIKNVSGITNETNLLRIDKNKVNKSICTSLPYIKDAKVKLRLPTTVLIEVTKDKPYYAINFNKQFVIADEDLKVLELTSDKSKTDNLISITGANISDVQPGQTVNFIDNNQLQLIKDLSAAVKEAKIAKVTAYNIGTSYRLSVVYDSRITIVVGTQNEAARKLKDAAVIINTKMQPTDKGSLDVSAQNKRYTFSPS, encoded by the coding sequence ATGCGGACTGAGCAGAACAAAAGACGGGCAGGCAAAAAGAAAAAAAGAAGGAGAAAACCTTCTAAGTTCGCATATTTTCTATTGCTTCTGGTGGTTTTGTTCGTTGCCCTTGCCGTTTGTTCCGCAATATTTCTGAAAGTGGAGACAGTAAAGATAACAGGTGAATCTCCGTACAGTGCCGATCAGATTAAAAACGTAAGCGGAATTACTAATGAGACAAATCTTTTGAGAATTGACAAGAATAAAGTAAACAAATCCATATGTACTTCGCTGCCTTATATAAAGGATGCAAAAGTAAAGCTCCGGCTGCCGACGACTGTTTTGATTGAGGTTACAAAAGACAAACCTTACTATGCAATCAACTTCAACAAACAATTTGTAATTGCGGATGAAGACCTGAAAGTACTTGAACTTACAAGTGATAAATCGAAAACTGACAATTTGATATCAATAACCGGTGCGAATATATCTGACGTTCAACCGGGTCAAACAGTAAATTTTATTGACAACAACCAGCTGCAGCTGATAAAAGATCTATCGGCAGCGGTAAAAGAGGCGAAGATAGCAAAAGTAACCGCTTACAATATCGGTACAAGTTACCGGCTTTCTGTAGTTTACGACTCGAGGATTACCATAGTGGTTGGAACTCAGAATGAGGCAGCTCGGAAGCTAAAGGATGCCGCCGTAATTATAAATACTAAAATGCAGCCGACTGATAAGGGAAGTCTTGATGTGTCAGCGCAAAACAAGCGCTATACGTTTAGCCCCAGCTAA
- the murA gene encoding UDP-N-acetylglucosamine 1-carboxyvinyltransferase (High confidence in function and specificity), with amino-acid sequence MIRRMFRFEHRTFLKHSMGLQGYEQPRGLKGCVTMSRLIVNGGRPLHGELQIQGAKNSALPILIATLLCQTPSVLHNCPDLSDVDASCSILKYLGCSVKKNGENIVVNPISADKYDIPDELMREMRSSIVFLGAICAKLGRARISFPGGCELGPRPIDLHLSSLRQLGVVIEEDHGWLNCHTNGRLRGTNIVLSFPSVGATENIMLASVTAKGTTTIVNAAREPEIVDLANFLIKCGAKIKGAGESVITIEGVDKIYGCEYTVIPDRIVAATYMAAAAITGGDLTLKGINVEHLNPVFPAFREAGCIVETSGNMLRISRIGKLYPVKNIRTMPYPGFPTDAQAPVMAMSTLACGTSVFIENIFENRYKHTSELRRLGANIKVEGKVAIVEGVKKLYGAPVEATDLRGGAALVVAALAAEGQTVVTGLRHIDRGYASIERDLQSVGADIHRV; translated from the coding sequence TTGATTAGAAGGATGTTTCGCTTTGAACATCGTACCTTTTTAAAGCATAGTATGGGATTGCAGGGGTATGAGCAACCCCGAGGCTTGAAAGGGTGCGTAACGATGTCAAGACTTATAGTGAACGGCGGCCGCCCATTGCATGGCGAGCTGCAAATTCAAGGCGCCAAAAATAGTGCATTGCCAATACTCATAGCGACGCTGCTGTGCCAGACTCCGAGCGTTTTACATAACTGTCCGGATTTATCTGATGTTGACGCTTCTTGCAGCATTTTAAAATATTTAGGGTGCAGCGTTAAAAAAAATGGCGAAAACATTGTAGTTAACCCGATTTCTGCCGATAAATATGATATACCGGATGAATTAATGCGCGAAATGAGGTCTTCAATCGTATTTCTGGGTGCGATTTGTGCCAAATTGGGCCGAGCAAGAATTTCGTTCCCCGGAGGATGCGAATTGGGGCCCCGTCCAATTGACTTGCATCTTTCCTCGCTGCGCCAGCTCGGCGTTGTCATTGAAGAGGACCACGGCTGGCTCAACTGCCATACAAACGGACGACTTCGCGGAACTAATATTGTGTTATCATTCCCCAGCGTTGGGGCAACTGAGAACATCATGCTTGCGTCTGTCACCGCAAAGGGGACTACTACTATTGTCAATGCGGCCCGCGAGCCGGAAATCGTCGACCTTGCCAACTTTCTCATAAAATGTGGAGCAAAAATCAAAGGTGCAGGGGAAAGCGTCATCACGATTGAGGGCGTTGATAAGATTTACGGCTGTGAATATACTGTTATACCCGACAGAATTGTTGCGGCCACATATATGGCAGCTGCGGCGATAACAGGCGGGGATTTGACGCTTAAGGGCATTAATGTCGAACACTTAAATCCGGTATTTCCAGCGTTCAGAGAGGCAGGCTGTATAGTAGAGACGTCGGGCAATATGCTGAGAATAAGCAGGATCGGAAAATTGTATCCAGTAAAGAATATCAGGACGATGCCCTATCCAGGCTTTCCGACTGACGCACAGGCACCTGTTATGGCTATGTCTACGCTGGCATGCGGAACAAGTGTATTCATTGAAAACATCTTTGAGAATCGCTATAAGCATACGTCTGAACTCAGGAGGCTCGGTGCCAATATTAAAGTCGAAGGCAAAGTTGCTATTGTCGAAGGCGTTAAAAAGCTTTACGGTGCACCGGTCGAGGCGACTGACCTGCGCGGCGGTGCTGCGCTTGTTGTAGCTGCGCTGGCGGCTGAGGGACAGACAGTGGTAACAGGCCTTAGGCATATTGACAGAGGTTATGCTTCAATTGAACGCGATTTGCAAAGTGTGGGGGCTGATATACACAGAGTCTGA
- a CDS encoding cell cycle protein (High confidence in function and specificity), protein MATESRMRGSSVVTAKKRRLIKGGFDLPFFVLVMIILMLGLVMMFSASYAYAYYKKGQDSFFFIRKQALWAAMGLVIMMVMSRIDYHWLHKLAWPVMGISYILLAAVLVLPAHNDKGIHRWIYIGSLNFQPSEIAKFAVILLFAHLISKNYSKMKTFKYGVLPFILILGSIAVLMLKEPHVSGTVLILLIGFSLMFIGGTPFKWFAGGFGLAGAAVAGIVIFTHAIDYAKARLKYWLDPYSDPTGNGWQTLQSLYGIGSGGLMGLGLGNSRQKYLYISEPQNDFVFAIVCEELGFIGATIVILLFILLLWRGFVIAMRAPDKFGAMLAVGLTIQVGVQALLNIAVVTNTIPNTGISLPFFSYGGTSLVMLLFQMGIILSVSRFSSTEQT, encoded by the coding sequence GTGGCGACAGAGAGCAGAATGAGAGGCAGCAGCGTTGTAACCGCTAAAAAAAGGCGACTTATAAAAGGCGGATTTGACCTGCCGTTTTTCGTACTCGTCATGATTATCCTTATGCTCGGCCTTGTAATGATGTTTTCAGCAAGCTATGCTTATGCCTATTACAAAAAGGGGCAGGATAGTTTCTTCTTCATAAGAAAACAGGCGCTGTGGGCTGCAATGGGTTTAGTAATCATGATGGTTATGTCAAGGATTGATTACCATTGGCTGCACAAGTTAGCCTGGCCTGTAATGGGAATAAGCTATATTTTGCTTGCCGCCGTCCTCGTTCTACCCGCGCATAACGATAAAGGCATACATCGCTGGATATACATTGGCTCGCTGAATTTTCAGCCGTCAGAGATAGCGAAGTTCGCAGTTATCTTGTTATTCGCGCACCTTATATCAAAGAATTACAGCAAAATGAAAACGTTTAAATATGGGGTGCTGCCATTTATTTTGATACTCGGCAGCATTGCCGTATTAATGTTGAAAGAGCCGCATGTTTCCGGTACAGTCTTGATACTGCTCATCGGGTTCTCGCTTATGTTTATCGGGGGAACACCCTTCAAATGGTTTGCCGGCGGTTTTGGGCTTGCAGGCGCCGCGGTTGCCGGCATCGTTATTTTTACCCATGCAATTGATTATGCTAAGGCAAGGCTAAAGTATTGGCTTGACCCATACAGCGACCCGACAGGCAACGGCTGGCAGACGCTTCAATCGCTTTACGGCATTGGATCCGGAGGACTTATGGGGCTTGGCCTCGGCAATTCAAGGCAAAAGTACCTCTATATATCCGAACCGCAAAACGACTTTGTGTTCGCCATTGTCTGCGAGGAACTTGGATTCATCGGCGCCACAATAGTAATTTTGTTGTTTATTCTCCTTCTTTGGCGCGGTTTTGTGATTGCGATGCGTGCACCGGATAAATTCGGGGCAATGCTTGCAGTGGGCCTTACCATTCAGGTCGGCGTACAAGCGCTTTTAAACATCGCCGTTGTTACGAACACCATACCTAATACAGGAATCAGCCTGCCGTTCTTCAGTTACGGAGGAACATCCCTCGTAATGCTGCTGTTTCAGATGGGAATAATCCTGTCGGTATCGCGTTTTTCAAGTACAGAACAAACATAA
- a CDS encoding hypothetical protein (Family membership), with amino-acid sequence MRKYIKSVFAVLTAAMMVIASGCSGQKTVTIGIDSNAKPLSFRGEDGTPDGFIVELSREAARRMGVSVKFKYVNIDDKSKAFNKDNVDVLWGKIEATDENKKNMLLTKNYMSDRQILLVNADSVIESTLDLKDRPVGAVKNSDAEKALLNSSLISQVKDSKCEEFNDPVSAFAALDKSRIDALAVDLSYASNSMSAHAEQYRILDTILANKQYSVAVRRNDALLRDKLEKALSELKKDGTSSSISAKWFGRDLTE; translated from the coding sequence ATGAGAAAGTATATAAAAAGCGTGTTTGCTGTTCTTACTGCGGCAATGATGGTTATTGCAAGCGGATGCAGCGGCCAGAAAACGGTGACAATCGGGATTGATTCCAATGCAAAGCCCTTGAGCTTTCGCGGGGAAGATGGAACGCCAGATGGATTTATAGTTGAGCTTTCCCGTGAGGCAGCAAGGCGCATGGGTGTCAGCGTCAAATTCAAGTATGTTAATATAGATGATAAATCCAAAGCTTTTAACAAGGACAACGTTGATGTGCTTTGGGGCAAAATTGAGGCTACCGATGAGAATAAAAAGAATATGCTTTTGACGAAAAATTATATGTCTGACCGTCAAATTCTGCTTGTCAATGCGGATTCGGTTATTGAAAGCACCTTGGATTTAAAGGACAGGCCGGTCGGCGCGGTAAAAAATTCTGACGCTGAAAAGGCGCTGCTTAATTCGTCTTTGATATCACAGGTAAAGGATTCTAAATGCGAAGAATTCAACGACCCGGTTTCGGCCTTTGCCGCCCTTGACAAATCGCGTATAGATGCGCTTGCGGTCGATCTGTCTTATGCAAGTAACTCCATGTCAGCCCATGCAGAGCAATACAGGATTTTGGATACCATTCTCGCAAACAAGCAATACTCCGTGGCTGTCAGGCGCAATGACGCCTTGCTGAGGGACAAGCTTGAAAAGGCACTCAGTGAGCTCAAGAAAGATGGAACAAGCAGCTCAATCTCCGCAAAATGGTTTGGAAGGGATTTGACCGAATAA
- the ftsZ gene encoding Cell division protein FtsZ (High confidence in function and specificity), with translation MAFELDKDFDNIVQIKVVGVGGGGNNAVNRMINSNIKGVEFIAINTDKQALSLSQATHKIVIGEKLTKGQGAGANPEKGQRAAEESKEEIADALKGTHMVFITAGMGGGTGTGAAPVIASVAKELGILTVGIVTKPFKFEGIRRMQQAEAGITALREHVDSLVVIPNERLKLVSEQRITLANAFEIADDVLRQGVQSISDLIKMPGLVNLDFADITAVMKDAGYAHMGVGRGTGKDKAEEAARMAISSPLLETSIKGARGVIINVMSSPEIGLDEVELAASMITDEADPSATIIWGTTFNDQLGDEMVVSVIATGFDTAEQPESPIVRASFQQAKSARAAAAAAAKSVDKHTSASSSRTTTSHSSTDDEYFDIMSIFNRRK, from the coding sequence ATGGCTTTTGAACTTGATAAAGATTTTGACAACATCGTTCAAATAAAAGTCGTAGGAGTAGGTGGCGGTGGAAACAACGCTGTCAACAGGATGATTAACTCCAACATAAAAGGTGTCGAGTTTATTGCGATAAATACGGACAAGCAGGCGCTTTCGCTTTCGCAGGCCACACATAAAATTGTGATAGGTGAAAAGCTGACAAAAGGCCAGGGTGCCGGAGCGAACCCTGAAAAGGGACAGCGTGCGGCAGAGGAAAGCAAGGAAGAAATTGCAGACGCGCTCAAGGGTACACATATGGTTTTCATAACCGCCGGAATGGGCGGCGGTACAGGAACAGGCGCGGCCCCGGTAATAGCATCGGTTGCCAAAGAGCTTGGAATACTTACTGTCGGTATTGTCACAAAACCATTCAAGTTTGAGGGTATCCGCCGTATGCAGCAGGCGGAAGCTGGTATCACAGCCCTTAGAGAACATGTTGATTCACTTGTTGTGATTCCAAACGAGCGCTTGAAGCTTGTTTCAGAACAGAGAATTACGCTCGCAAACGCTTTTGAAATAGCAGATGATGTCTTGAGGCAGGGCGTCCAGAGCATTTCAGATCTGATAAAAATGCCCGGTCTTGTAAATCTGGATTTCGCGGATATTACCGCTGTTATGAAGGATGCCGGTTATGCTCATATGGGTGTCGGCCGCGGAACTGGCAAGGATAAGGCTGAGGAAGCTGCCCGTATGGCAATTTCAAGCCCGCTTCTCGAAACATCAATAAAGGGCGCGCGCGGTGTAATTATTAATGTTATGTCTTCACCGGAAATTGGTCTTGATGAAGTCGAACTTGCTGCGTCAATGATAACTGACGAGGCAGACCCGAGTGCAACGATTATCTGGGGCACTACATTCAATGACCAACTCGGTGACGAGATGGTGGTTTCCGTTATCGCTACTGGTTTTGATACAGCTGAACAGCCAGAATCCCCAATTGTAAGAGCATCTTTCCAGCAGGCAAAGTCGGCGAGGGCAGCAGCAGCGGCGGCTGCAAAGTCGGTGGACAAGCATACCTCGGCTTCATCTTCCCGCACCACAACGTCGCATTCGTCGACTGATGACGAATATTTCGACATCATGAGCATTTTCAACCGCAGAAAATAA
- the udp gene encoding Uridine phosphorylase (High confidence in function and specificity): MKERIYHLGIDESCAAKYAILPGDPGRVEKIASYLDNPRKVAQNREFTTFAGELCGQNVLVTSTGIGGPSASIAMEELVALGTDTFIRVGTCGGMQKKVLGGDLIIPTGAIRMEGTSKEYIPIEFPAVPSFDVTSALVSAAKRLNLSFHTGVVQSKDSFYGQHEPSRMPVGPELEYKWRAWIKAGCLASEMECAALFTVAACLGVRAGAVLSCIWNQERAAAGLDNPNVLDTSSAIKTAVEAMKAIIKADNETDNAE, translated from the coding sequence TTGAAAGAGCGCATTTACCATCTTGGAATCGATGAAAGCTGCGCTGCGAAATATGCAATTTTGCCAGGTGACCCCGGCAGGGTTGAAAAAATCGCGTCTTATCTTGATAATCCGCGCAAGGTTGCGCAAAACCGCGAGTTCACCACCTTTGCCGGCGAGCTGTGCGGCCAAAATGTGCTTGTGACATCTACCGGGATTGGCGGGCCGTCAGCTTCCATAGCGATGGAGGAGCTTGTGGCTCTCGGCACAGATACGTTTATACGTGTCGGCACATGCGGCGGCATGCAGAAAAAGGTCTTGGGCGGCGACCTTATTATTCCGACAGGTGCAATCCGCATGGAAGGCACTTCAAAGGAATATATACCTATTGAATTTCCTGCCGTTCCGTCATTTGATGTCACTTCAGCCCTTGTTTCGGCGGCAAAGCGGCTTAATCTGAGTTTCCACACTGGTGTTGTTCAGAGCAAGGATTCGTTTTACGGCCAGCACGAGCCGTCGAGAATGCCCGTCGGGCCGGAACTGGAATATAAATGGCGCGCATGGATTAAAGCCGGCTGCCTTGCGAGCGAAATGGAGTGTGCGGCATTGTTTACCGTCGCCGCTTGCCTTGGCGTAAGGGCAGGAGCAGTGCTGTCCTGCATTTGGAACCAGGAGCGGGCTGCCGCAGGGCTTGACAATCCAAACGTACTTGACACTTCATCGGCAATAAAGACCGCCGTCGAAGCGATGAAAGCGATTATTAAAGCTGATAATGAAACCGATAATGCAGAATAA
- the yacO gene encoding putative TrmH family tRNA/rRNA methyltransferase YacO (High confidence in function and specificity), with protein sequence MYSDKRDKHNDDVIAGRNAVYEALKSGRPVDSVLIAKGNTGGPVGRIVSLCREKGVTIKDVSPAKLDALCAGLNHQGVAAIAAAHEYSTVEDILKRAEKKKEPPFIIIADEINDPHNLGAIIRTAEAAGAHGIIIPKRGAVGLTAAVGKASCGALEYMPVARVSNLVSTVEELKKMNIWIYGAEMSGQPYYQTDFSGACALVIGSEGFGISRLLREKCDFLVSLPMRGKIESLNASVAAGILMYEIVRRRESALK encoded by the coding sequence ATGTATTCTGATAAAAGAGATAAACACAATGATGATGTCATAGCAGGCAGAAACGCAGTATATGAAGCGCTAAAATCCGGAAGGCCGGTTGACAGCGTTCTTATAGCAAAAGGAAATACCGGAGGGCCAGTTGGAAGGATAGTGTCACTCTGCAGGGAAAAAGGTGTGACTATAAAGGATGTCAGTCCGGCAAAGCTGGACGCTTTGTGTGCGGGCCTTAACCATCAAGGCGTTGCCGCGATTGCCGCAGCGCATGAGTATTCGACGGTCGAAGACATCTTAAAACGTGCAGAGAAAAAGAAAGAGCCTCCGTTTATTATAATAGCCGATGAGATAAACGACCCGCATAACCTTGGCGCGATAATAAGGACTGCCGAGGCTGCCGGGGCGCACGGCATAATAATACCCAAGAGGGGAGCGGTTGGGCTGACGGCGGCTGTCGGTAAGGCTTCATGCGGCGCGCTTGAATATATGCCGGTTGCCCGCGTGTCCAATCTGGTATCGACGGTTGAAGAACTTAAGAAAATGAACATATGGATATACGGGGCGGAAATGTCAGGACAACCGTATTATCAAACCGATTTTTCAGGGGCATGCGCCCTTGTGATTGGTTCAGAGGGTTTTGGCATTTCAAGGCTTTTACGGGAAAAGTGTGATTTTCTTGTCTCGCTGCCGATGCGCGGCAAAATCGAATCGCTTAATGCATCGGTTGCTGCAGGAATTTTGATGTATGAGATTGTAAGGCGCAGAGAAAGCGCATTAAAGTAA
- a CDS encoding hypothetical protein (Family membership): MYDVHDKSGETNSQGRMQQAVEEWSNSAQREKVSRLSQKIKENTNKKINSEDTKPASREIYSSSERERMMAGRTSNTAANELHKDNPKDVNAKKRFSIELNEETEDEEITFPIKKQQDPNIQSDELDEIQADQDDFLKSLKVRFSFSIVLTLFLIAATVFAAYAPSFFTMDIVAYGYIILNLILLLAVGLLSFSASVKGIASLFTFKPDADSIISLSFYAALIGNIYSLCDFVMSSQLPTVASVSAVYSSCAAAGISFNLLAKIFYVSRVRNNLKLLKTIDTAYAAYPVSDDVAERVIPTFDGTPSIISLAKTDSLTDFLEKSYEPSPSDIAAKEFAPISLAVALITTIVFALTKDVSSAVIAFCSICSISSPLMFEFGVSVPFYKACKRLAKHNCLLTGCKDVATFGGADAIVADGSFIFPGKGTKIIGVKTFHKEKIEEAVLYATSIAEAGKSPLASAFLDIFADVGIGRKLLKKVDRIVFEDNKGLYAVIDDNDVLLGNRQLMHKHMVDTPSRDYEMRYTINGRDVTYLAINGQVRAIFIVMYGIDDETGYQLCKLGSNGVRVLIETSDPNITPELLEQKCGLNSDDVTVLESREMRLLEDNRVYGPVEAGIAVKDMAGYSESINACVKLKGTFWANTLLQIALAVLGMLFAVILEYFGNTVTAAFVLTYQFICAVPVLLISLLRRS; this comes from the coding sequence ATGTATGATGTTCATGACAAATCAGGTGAAACAAACAGCCAGGGCAGAATGCAACAGGCTGTTGAGGAATGGTCAAATTCAGCCCAGAGAGAAAAGGTCTCGAGGCTGTCACAAAAGATAAAGGAAAATACGAATAAAAAAATCAACTCTGAAGATACAAAACCCGCCAGCAGGGAAATTTACAGCTCTTCAGAGCGGGAAAGAATGATGGCTGGGCGTACTTCAAATACGGCAGCCAACGAATTACATAAAGATAATCCCAAAGATGTAAACGCTAAGAAACGTTTCAGCATTGAGCTGAATGAGGAGACGGAAGATGAAGAGATCACGTTTCCCATCAAAAAACAGCAGGACCCAAATATCCAAAGCGATGAATTGGACGAAATTCAAGCCGATCAGGACGATTTTTTGAAGTCGCTAAAGGTGCGTTTCTCTTTTAGCATAGTTCTGACGCTTTTTCTTATAGCTGCAACTGTCTTTGCGGCTTATGCCCCTTCATTTTTTACAATGGACATAGTAGCTTATGGTTACATAATTTTGAATCTTATTCTACTGCTTGCAGTTGGCTTATTAAGTTTTTCCGCTTCGGTTAAAGGAATAGCTTCGCTGTTTACTTTTAAACCTGACGCGGACAGCATTATTTCTTTGTCTTTCTATGCGGCATTGATAGGGAATATCTATTCTCTTTGCGACTTTGTGATGAGTTCCCAGTTGCCTACAGTCGCTTCCGTAAGCGCTGTCTACTCTTCATGCGCCGCGGCAGGAATAAGCTTTAACCTTCTTGCCAAGATATTTTATGTATCCAGGGTGCGTAATAACCTTAAGCTATTGAAAACTATAGATACTGCATATGCTGCTTACCCAGTATCCGACGATGTTGCCGAGAGGGTAATCCCAACCTTTGACGGCACGCCGTCAATTATCAGTCTTGCAAAAACGGATTCACTCACGGATTTTCTTGAAAAATCCTATGAACCGTCTCCTTCTGATATTGCAGCAAAGGAATTTGCTCCAATTTCACTTGCGGTAGCTCTTATAACAACAATTGTATTTGCGCTCACAAAGGACGTTAGCAGTGCAGTGATTGCATTTTGCTCAATCTGCAGCATATCGAGTCCGCTCATGTTTGAATTTGGAGTATCCGTTCCGTTTTATAAGGCATGCAAACGGCTTGCAAAGCACAACTGCCTGCTTACGGGATGCAAGGATGTTGCAACTTTCGGCGGCGCTGACGCGATTGTCGCTGACGGAAGCTTCATTTTCCCGGGCAAAGGCACGAAGATTATCGGTGTTAAGACTTTCCATAAAGAAAAAATAGAAGAAGCTGTGCTTTATGCCACAAGTATTGCTGAGGCCGGAAAAAGCCCTCTTGCAAGTGCGTTTTTGGACATATTCGCTGATGTAGGAATAGGCAGAAAACTGCTGAAAAAGGTTGACAGGATTGTTTTTGAGGACAATAAGGGCTTATATGCGGTAATAGATGACAACGATGTTCTGCTCGGGAACAGGCAGCTTATGCACAAGCACATGGTTGACACGCCTTCGCGCGATTACGAGATGAGATATACAATAAACGGCAGGGATGTGACTTATCTTGCCATTAACGGACAGGTTCGCGCAATCTTTATAGTTATGTATGGCATTGATGATGAAACCGGTTATCAGCTTTGCAAACTTGGCAGCAACGGCGTCCGGGTGCTTATTGAAACGAGCGACCCGAATATTACGCCGGAGCTTTTGGAACAAAAGTGCGGGCTTAATTCCGATGATGTCACTGTACTCGAATCGCGTGAAATGAGGTTGCTTGAGGACAATAGGGTTTATGGCCCAGTTGAAGCCGGCATAGCGGTAAAGGATATGGCGGGTTATTCGGAATCAATTAATGCATGCGTAAAACTCAAGGGTACATTTTGGGCTAATACGCTTCTCCAGATTGCCCTCGCTGTATTGGGAATGTTGTTTGCGGTTATCTTAGAGTATTTTGGAAATACGGTTACAGCAGCTTTCGTGCTCACTTATCAGTTTATATGCGCAGTTCCGGTTTTGCTTATAAGCCTGTTAAGGCGCAGCTGA
- a CDS encoding hypothetical protein (High confidence in function and specificity), producing the protein MIEYFKTDGDKLSRIEGLAENCWVNVVSPSEQELFRLSADTGVRIDYLRAALDEEEASRIETGENGTMMLIGVPLAQQRDNMVTYTVVPMSIILNGHYIITVCVKPNTIISDFSEGLIKNVQTAQRTRFVLQILMRMAARYLQYLRQINKISSYIENQLYGTPRSKELVQLFGLGKSLVYFSAALKANEITLEKVLRGRVIRLTNDEHELLEDVLIEVKQAVEMSGIYSRILNATIDAFSTVRANNLNHMLKLLISVVIVISIPIIVFLFYGMNVTGLPKASFLFPLLLSAAGMIVAGAVLHHKKMF; encoded by the coding sequence ATGATAGAATATTTCAAAACAGACGGCGATAAACTGTCACGCATTGAGGGATTAGCGGAAAATTGCTGGGTGAATGTTGTTTCACCGAGCGAGCAGGAGCTTTTCCGCCTTTCAGCCGATACTGGCGTCAGAATTGACTATTTGCGTGCTGCTCTTGACGAGGAAGAGGCTTCGCGAATTGAAACAGGCGAAAACGGCACGATGATGCTTATTGGGGTGCCGTTAGCACAGCAGCGCGATAATATGGTGACGTATACGGTTGTCCCGATGAGTATAATACTTAACGGGCATTACATAATAACCGTATGTGTAAAGCCCAATACAATAATATCGGATTTTTCAGAAGGCCTTATCAAAAATGTGCAGACAGCGCAGAGAACCAGATTTGTTCTGCAAATTCTTATGCGCATGGCGGCCCGTTATTTGCAGTACCTTCGTCAGATAAATAAGATTTCGAGTTATATAGAAAACCAGCTTTACGGAACGCCGCGCAGCAAGGAATTGGTGCAGCTTTTTGGGCTTGGCAAATCGCTTGTTTATTTTTCTGCGGCGCTTAAGGCAAACGAAATCACCCTTGAAAAGGTACTTCGCGGAAGGGTGATAAGGCTAACAAACGATGAACATGAATTGCTTGAGGATGTGCTAATTGAGGTAAAACAGGCTGTCGAGATGTCGGGCATCTATTCGCGTATACTGAACGCTACAATTGACGCCTTTTCCACAGTCAGGGCGAATAATCTCAATCATATGCTCAAGCTGCTCATTTCGGTCGTTATTGTAATATCTATTCCGATAATCGTTTTCCTGTTTTACGGTATGAATGTTACAGGGCTGCCGAAAGCCAGCTTTCTTTTCCCGCTTTTGCTGTCTGCGGCAGGTATGATAGTTGCGGGCGCAGTATTGCACCATAAGAAGATGTTTTAA
- a CDS encoding carbonic anhydrase/acetyltransferase (High confidence in function and specificity), producing MDMPDISESAFIAPGAQVIGNVKIGKKASVWHNAVIRGDMAHIEIGDGSNIQDNCTLHCDEGVPLVVGKNVTVGHNAVLHSCNIGDGTLIGIGAVVLSGAKIGKGCLIAAGSVVTPGTEVLDGRMYMGVPAKFKRILNKDEQLKLIANADEYKNLADKYKA from the coding sequence ATGGATATGCCGGACATTTCCGAAAGCGCTTTTATTGCTCCGGGCGCTCAGGTTATTGGAAATGTTAAAATTGGCAAAAAAGCAAGTGTATGGCATAATGCCGTAATAAGGGGCGATATGGCTCACATTGAAATCGGGGATGGCTCCAACATCCAGGATAACTGCACACTTCACTGTGATGAAGGGGTCCCTCTTGTTGTGGGCAAAAATGTTACAGTTGGGCACAATGCGGTGCTTCATAGCTGTAATATCGGTGACGGCACGCTTATAGGCATAGGTGCTGTCGTTTTGAGTGGTGCAAAGATTGGAAAAGGCTGCTTGATTGCTGCCGGCAGTGTTGTAACGCCCGGGACCGAAGTGCTTGACGGCAGAATGTATATGGGCGTTCCCGCCAAGTTCAAACGCATTCTCAACAAGGATGAACAGCTCAAACTCATTGCCAACGCTGATGAATACAAAAATTTAGCAGATAAGTATAAAGCATAG